The segment TTACCAGCGAAGACTTGGCCAACTACCAGCCAGTCTGGCGTGACCCGCTGCACCGCGCGTATCGAGGCTACGAGGTCTACGTGATGCCGCCGCCATCGTCGGGCGGGGTGTTGCTTGAGATGCTCGGCATGCTCGAAACCGGGCATCTGGGCGGTCTGGGGGTAAATTCATCACCCTACCTGGCCCGCCTCATCGAGGTGATGCGCGAGGGATTTATCGATCGCGAGAAATACGCCGACCCCGCTTTCGTCAACGTGCCGGTGGTCAAGCTGCTTTCGGCGCAGCATATCGATCAGGCGCGCGAGCGTGCGCTGCACCATAAGCTAACGCCGCCGGCCGAAACCGCACACGACCACGGCACTGCGAATCTCATCGTCGCCGACCGGCAGGGAAATGTGGTGGTGCTGACCACGACCATCAACACCTCGTTCGGCGCCAAGCTGATGGATCCCAACCTCGGGATCATACTGAACAACGAGATGGATGATTTCGGGGTGGCTCCGGGAGTTCCGAACGCGTTTCGCCTGGAGGGCGAGCCAGCCAATGAAATCGCGCCCGGCAAGCGGCCGCTGTCATCGATGGCGCCGGTGATCGTGGCAAAGAATGGTAAGCCGGTTCTCGCGGTGGGCGGGTCAGGTGGTCCGACGATTGTTACCGGGGTACTGCAGGTGATGCTCGACGTGCTCGATTTCCATCTCGGGCCGGGTGTGTCGGTGGACCTGCCGCGAATTCATGAGCAGGCGGCTCCGGAAACGGTCGTCATCGAGGAAAAGATGCCTGGGCAGACCACTTCCGCACTCACACAGATGGGCTATCGGTTGCGGATGGTTCCGATGCTGGGTGCGGTGGGAGCGTTGAAAACCGAGCCGGGGAATTTGCGAGGTGCGGCGGATGCGCGCAAGGGCGGATTAGCGAGCGGGTACTGACGCTAATCGCCGAGGTAGTGGTCGCGCAGATGCGCGACCCCCGACGCGGTGATCCT is part of the Candidatus Binataceae bacterium genome and harbors:
- the ggt gene encoding gamma-glutamyltransferase — its product is GQQTGPPRYARKLGCPQGLGIGRFHPGALIVSYSEMVRRPLSLHAFCLAICASLLSPLFVSPAGAVPSDTAAVAQHGMVVAETTEASAAGVEILKHGGNAIDAACAAGLATGVTHAASCGIGGGGFMLIYLASTGEFYALDYRERAPLKATANMFIRDGHPDESLARSGALAIAVPGDVAGIDAALRRYGTMTFQQVAVPAVRLAQNGFALSPHLAREISSLANSLKLDPGLAAVFLKPDGSAPKPGDLIFNKNLAATLKRLGNQPSEVFYHGPIAEELVQFIQGHGGIVTSEDLANYQPVWRDPLHRAYRGYEVYVMPPPSSGGVLLEMLGMLETGHLGGLGVNSSPYLARLIEVMREGFIDREKYADPAFVNVPVVKLLSAQHIDQARERALHHKLTPPAETAHDHGTANLIVADRQGNVVVLTTTINTSFGAKLMDPNLGIILNNEMDDFGVAPGVPNAFRLEGEPANEIAPGKRPLSSMAPVIVAKNGKPVLAVGGSGGPTIVTGVLQVMLDVLDFHLGPGVSVDLPRIHEQAAPETVVIEEKMPGQTTSALTQMGYRLRMVPMLGAVGALKTEPGNLRGAADARKGGLASGY